The following proteins are encoded in a genomic region of Spirosoma sp. SC4-14:
- a CDS encoding FAD-dependent monooxygenase: MNKTVKTDVLIVGAGPTGLTLAAQLIRYGINFIIIDQKDGVTNLSKALVVHARTLEIFDELGLAQQAVVNGEIAQEADFLINGRVGGKIDFGNMGQGLSPFPYMLIYEQSKTEQLLYDYLQKHGHEVQWGTKLTTLKQDQHGVVAMVMPVSEQEQTQASSAAWTEENGQAIEAKFVVGADGASSPVRHLLNIGFEGTTNARMFFVADVEMKFAGDAGTLYVAFHDNFFILLVPMEGTQHWRLIGNLPDYDGQSEPQVNYEEIEQKVKDVIQQPLDVTKVRWFSTYRVHTRSAETFSLGRCFLAGDAAHIHTPAGGQGMNTGIQDAYNLAWKVAFVLKEMAADTLLATYNEERLENAKKLLASTDKFFDLMVNGNRLTRFLRDNFVPGLVGFLAQFGVTREAIFPSISQIGINYRQQSLSQHVDDTDFRVKAGDRMPYFRVEGGNVYTHFHNPKFHVILFSDGEQDFANLTNSLTNQYSDRLDTTVLPLLPRVVHLFGIDEPFMVLLRPDGHIALISQTINEFTVINYLMNTIGKG, from the coding sequence ATGAATAAGACCGTAAAAACCGATGTACTCATTGTGGGAGCTGGCCCTACAGGCCTCACTCTAGCCGCTCAACTTATTCGTTATGGCATCAACTTTATCATTATTGATCAGAAAGATGGTGTTACAAACCTCTCGAAAGCGTTGGTAGTTCATGCCAGAACGCTCGAAATATTCGATGAATTAGGGTTGGCCCAGCAAGCGGTAGTTAATGGTGAAATTGCTCAGGAAGCCGATTTTTTGATTAATGGTCGGGTAGGGGGTAAGATCGATTTCGGTAATATGGGGCAGGGATTGAGTCCGTTTCCCTACATGTTGATTTATGAACAAAGTAAAACCGAACAACTGCTGTATGACTACCTACAGAAACATGGACATGAGGTTCAGTGGGGTACGAAGTTAACAACACTGAAACAGGATCAGCATGGTGTTGTAGCTATGGTTATGCCGGTTTCTGAACAGGAGCAAACACAGGCTTCTTCCGCAGCCTGGACAGAGGAAAATGGACAGGCTATTGAGGCAAAATTTGTTGTCGGCGCAGATGGTGCCAGCAGTCCGGTACGCCATCTGCTCAATATCGGTTTTGAAGGTACAACCAATGCCCGTATGTTTTTTGTGGCGGATGTAGAGATGAAGTTTGCCGGTGACGCCGGTACGCTTTATGTAGCCTTCCACGATAACTTTTTCATTTTGCTGGTACCAATGGAAGGTACACAACACTGGCGGTTGATTGGTAATCTACCTGACTACGACGGTCAGTCAGAACCGCAGGTTAACTACGAAGAAATTGAGCAGAAGGTTAAGGACGTAATTCAGCAGCCGCTCGATGTAACGAAAGTGCGCTGGTTCTCCACCTACAGGGTGCATACCCGTTCAGCCGAAACCTTTTCGCTGGGGCGTTGCTTTCTCGCTGGCGACGCAGCACATATTCACACGCCAGCGGGTGGGCAGGGTATGAATACGGGTATTCAGGACGCCTATAACCTGGCCTGGAAAGTAGCCTTCGTGTTGAAGGAAATGGCTGCGGATACCCTGTTGGCTACGTATAATGAAGAGCGGTTGGAGAACGCCAAAAAACTATTGGCCTCAACCGATAAATTCTTCGATTTGATGGTTAATGGGAATCGGCTTACCCGGTTTCTGCGGGACAATTTTGTGCCGGGTCTGGTTGGTTTTCTGGCTCAGTTCGGGGTAACCCGCGAAGCGATCTTTCCCAGCATTTCGCAGATTGGAATCAACTACCGTCAGCAATCACTGAGTCAGCATGTAGATGATACCGACTTTCGGGTCAAGGCAGGCGATAGGATGCCGTATTTTCGAGTGGAGGGCGGCAATGTCTATACGCATTTTCATAACCCTAAATTTCATGTAATTCTTTTTTCCGATGGAGAGCAGGATTTTGCTAATCTGACCAATAGCCTAACAAATCAATATAGTGATCGGCTCGATACAACAGTGTTGCCCTTGTTGCCTCGCGTGGTACATCTATTTGGTATCGACGAGCCATTTATGGTGCTCCTGCGTCCGGATGGACACATTGCACTGATCAGCCAAACAATAAATGAATTTACCGTTATCAATTACCTGATGAACACAATAGGTAAGGGCTAA
- a CDS encoding ABC transporter permease, with the protein MRQIRFLIEKEFKQLFRNTILLRMMIGTPVLQLILLSYAANYEVKNLNISILDQDHTTFSQRLAGKFRHIDNFRFLGYVPSLKQAQNDLLVGRADLVLVIPPRFERDLYREDQAPVQLLVNAVDGSKAGIANGYASSIVQDFNQEVRIENVPVAPGLSQQLAIEPQYWYNPRLEYRTFMVPGVLFELLILIGMLIAALNIVREKEIGTQEQLNVTPIKKYQFILGKLIPFVLIGLLQLTMGLLVAVFLFNIPIEGSLALLYGFAFLFLLLCVGMGLLISAVSETQQQAMYAAFFFIMFFILLSGLFSSIEDMPRWAQIINIINPLQYIIAVGRNVMLKGSGFRDMQSQFVALLILTVVVLSLATWRYRKTV; encoded by the coding sequence ATGAGACAAATCAGATTCTTAATTGAAAAGGAGTTCAAGCAGCTATTTCGAAACACGATTCTGCTGCGAATGATGATCGGTACGCCCGTGCTGCAACTGATTCTGCTGTCGTACGCTGCCAATTACGAAGTCAAAAATCTGAACATCAGTATTCTGGATCAGGACCATACTACGTTCTCGCAGCGGTTGGCAGGTAAGTTCCGACACATCGACAATTTCAGGTTTCTGGGGTATGTGCCCAGTCTTAAACAGGCGCAGAACGACCTATTAGTGGGTCGGGCAGATCTGGTGCTGGTGATACCGCCCCGGTTCGAGCGCGACCTCTACCGCGAAGATCAGGCGCCGGTGCAGTTACTGGTGAACGCGGTGGATGGTTCCAAAGCGGGCATTGCCAACGGCTACGCCAGCAGTATTGTGCAGGATTTTAACCAGGAAGTCCGGATCGAAAACGTACCCGTAGCGCCGGGTCTTAGCCAGCAACTGGCCATTGAGCCGCAGTACTGGTATAACCCCCGGCTCGAATATCGGACGTTTATGGTGCCAGGTGTGTTGTTCGAACTGCTGATTCTGATCGGGATGCTCATCGCGGCTTTAAACATCGTGCGGGAAAAAGAGATTGGGACGCAGGAGCAGTTGAATGTGACCCCTATCAAAAAATATCAGTTTATTCTGGGGAAACTTATTCCATTCGTGCTAATCGGCCTGCTACAACTTACGATGGGCCTTTTGGTTGCTGTCTTTCTCTTTAACATACCCATCGAAGGCAGTCTGGCATTGTTATATGGTTTCGCTTTTCTGTTTTTACTGTTGTGCGTAGGAATGGGATTGCTCATTTCCGCGGTTTCCGAAACGCAGCAACAGGCCATGTATGCCGCCTTCTTTTTCATCATGTTTTTTATTCTTTTGAGTGGCCTGTTTTCCTCCATCGAGGATATGCCGCGCTGGGCCCAGATTATTAACATCATCAATCCGCTCCAGTATATTATTGCCGTAGGTCGGAACGTGATGCTTAAAGGCAGCGGCTTCCGTGATATGCAGTCACAGTTTGTTGCCCTGTTGATCCTGACAGTGGTAGTGCTTTCGCTAGCCACATGGCGGTATCGTAAAACGGTTTAA